In the Acaryochloris thomasi RCC1774 genome, TTGCTTGCCGTTATGGATGCGACCGTTTTTGACGACCTTTTGAGACCCGCAGCTAGGACAGATTAGGGGTGACATTGTTGAGCATGAACGATTGAGCTACCTCTATCCTTACATCTGGCGGACTACCAAGCTTTCGATTCAGGCTGCCCAGCTCACTTTCCCGGCCCTACATTACGCGGGTCGTCTGCTTAGCGAAAGCGCAACGATAGATGACTGTCATCTGCAGCTTATCGCTCGTGATGAGGCCGGTCATCAGTTGCCAGAGTGGACACTTAACCTTGAGTTTTATACCGCTGGCACTCAGATGTCGCTGATGATTGAACGTCAGGAGCAACCCGAGCATCCGATTCTCTGGCAGGGGCAGAACTCCGTTTGGATGGATGCTGAAACTGGCGTCAAGGTATAGGAGAGTGATCAAAGCTGGGGGAAAGCTTGTTAGATAAGGACTTGCACCTCCCAAAACACTTTCCTCAGTAGGTAGTTCTCATACCAAAGGATCTTTCTGCACAGCAAGAGTTCTGGAGGTTTTGGGTATCAGCTAACATCTATGTTTGACTAGGGCTGTTCTATTCACGAAATATCAGCGTTTCCCCCGGTTTTGATCACTCTCCCCATTCGGTTGACATCGCATATGATAGTATTTATGTACTATATTGTGTTGCCATATCTTTTTTGATGATTTCCGGTAGAAATTATTCTCAGTTAAACCGTTACAGGAAAGGAGAATTCCATGAGTTTGACAGATCAGATCGGCACTTTTTGCTGGTGGAGTTTAATGACGAAGGATGTCGAGAAGGCAAATGCGTTCTATCAAAAACTGTTCGATTGGAAGCTCAGTGAAATAGAAATTCCAGGGCATGATGATTCCATCATCTACACGGCCAGTAAAGGGGGATTTGCGAACCCAGTTGAGCTGGAAGAGGAATTTCCCGGACCAAGTCATTGGATTGCCTATATCACGGTAGAGAACGTGGATGAGGCTTGTCAGCAGGCGGAGTCGCTCGGCGGAAAAGTCTGTGTTCCGGCTTTTGATATCCCTACCATCGGTCGAACTGCAGTACTGACTGATCCGGCTGGAACGGCATTTCATGTTTTTACCCCCGCGACGGATGAGGGCAACCTGAATATGATCGGCAATGGACCGGGTGAAATCTGCTGGATGGAGCTAATTGTTGATGATCCTGATCCCCTCCTGCCTTTCTATGCTGAACTAGTGGGCTGGAAGTTTACAGATCCTATGCCCATGAATGGCGGCGAGTACATAAGCTTTAAAGCTTCCGGTGAACAAGTGGCTGATGAGATGATCGGCGGTATCTTGAAGCGGCCTCCTAACGTACCGCATATGCCGCCTGTATGGATGAGCTACTTCTCCGTGAGTTCTGTGGATGTCTGGTCAGAGAAGGTAGCGTCTTTGGGCGGCAAGACTGTCATGCCAAAAACGGAGATACCTGAGACTGGCTTTTTTGCCTGCATGGAAGATCCGACGGGCGCACACTTTTATCTTTTTGAGTGGTTTAAGACCAATGAGTGAAATGTAAAACGGAGGAAGTCTTAGCCCAGACTTTCTAGTCGCTAACTAGCTTCTTTGAAGGGTTCCATGTGTTTATATATGGATGAGAGTAGTTCCTCGTCACCCTTTTCATCGGCAACGGTTTGGTAGACCTCGGTGTCTATCTGTTGGGCAAGTTGTTCACGCTTTCTGGGAGAGGACATAGTGAACTTAGCTTTAATATCGACTGATGCAGAGTATCGTTCTCATCCTTCCTAGATGCAGTTAGGTATTCTCATCTGCCCCGCTCTCTCTAGCCTCCGCATCATGTTCATGCCGATCCATTTGCGATCGTAGTTCAGATGGCAGACCCGGCAGAGTGCTCTGAGATTACTGCGATCGCTATTGTCTGGATTCTGGTCGAGGTGAGCGCCATCGAGGGTATAGCGCTGGCGGTGCAGCAGTACTTCTACTGCAGGATACTGGCTACGCTTAATATAGTCCTGCAGGCTCTCTCCTGTCCTGCGGCAGACCTTACCGCAATTCTCGCATACCCAACCTGCCTCCTCTTTGATCGAGGTTGCGATCTCTTCCCAGTTGTCAGGGTATCGGTAGCGTTCAGTGGGCATGGGCTGATCCTGCTTCAGATAGCTGACGGTTTGGACTACTCCTGGGCATTGCCTTGTAGAATTCTAAGGCGATCTTTTCCGTATCACTGAGTTCATCGACAGGTTGTTCTTTCTCTCCATCGAAAGAAGGTGAGGGTAGGTTGCGAACTGAGTAGGCCGTCGCCGCAGCTTCCAGAACCTTAGCTAGTTCTTTCCGGTGGTGATCGTATAGAAACTCCATCTCCACAGCTTGAGCTGGAGTAATGCCAATGAATCGGTACTTGTTTTTCTTAGATTTATCGTACTTATGGTTTCCGGCTTTCAGAACGTACCAAGCGACATCAATGGTTAGATCCCGTTCATGTCTGTTTCTAAAGGTTAGAGTACAGTCAACAGAAGCCTCTCTTTCAATCTGATCAAGTGCGAGATCGTATTTGTTTAGTAGCTTTTCGAGCAACCTTTGAGCGTTTTCAGCTTCTCCCGGTGCGCCCTGTTCAGATAGAGTCAGAAGTTTCCGTAAGCGTTCCTCGATATCCACCATTAGACCCTTTCTACGGACTCATTTGTCTCATTTTTAGTTGCTGATGGGCGATGCGATTGCTCTGATGGTAGGACTTCTGCCGAGATTTTGATCCGTCTGCCCTCCAATAGCTTTAGATCGAGACTGGAATCTACCCAGTCGAACAAAGACCCTTTGATATGCCCTGGAGAAAACGAGGGGTAGTCATCCAAGACGAGTGATGTATTGAAAACATGCTGACCATCGCAGCAGATGCACTCGCTGCTGTCGCTTCGTTGTACTTCTACCGTTCCTGTAATGGTAGGCATGAGCCTTACCTCCTTTGCTCCAGATAGGAAGAATCTGACAGTGCTTGTACCCTAAACAATAATACTCTGACCGTCAGTAGTCGCACTTGAAACTCACTTCAGTAATGGATTTGAGTGATTTGTAAGTTATTTTAGGGTACAAGTACTAGATTATCATGTACCCTAAAATGCGACAAGTCATCTATTGTGTACATCTGAGCGATCTCAACTGGTGTTTTTTGCGTAAAGCTTAGGGTACAGTTGTGATCTGTTTTGTACCCTAAATTAGTGCCGCGAAACCCCCGTCCCCGAAAGCCGACTGTGCCTCAGTTGCTCAAGAGTGCTGCGTTGCTCTCTGATGCCGAGTTGCGATCTCTGATCTCAGGGCTTGCAGCGATGGAGTGCGAGCGGGGTAAAGAAGTCGATCGAGATGAGCATGGTAAGCCTCTCGATCAAGAGGGCCATATCGAGAAGCGGATGGTTAATGGCTGCGGTCCCTACAAATACCTTCGTTGGTGGGAAGGCGGCAAACATCGTGCAGTTTATCTAGGGAAGGCTGATGACGAGAAGAGATCGGTGTGAGATCGCTCGGGGTATTGGTGGCGGTCGGTGGGCATGGGTTTGCTGGGGGTGATCTTTAGGGTGCAAGAACGCACCCTAAAGATCACCCCTTGCTAATTCCCCTGACCGTAGGTCATAGATGCCTGTTGAGTGCTTGCTGTAGTTCTCGTTTTGCATCGGTGGGCACGAGGTAGTTACATCAATGGTCGTGAGGTTTCACGGCTAACCTCCGAGGTTTTCTAGTTGAGTGCGAAGTCTTTGTAAGTGAGCTGATTGCTTGCGTTCTTCCTTGATACGGTCTGCTCTCGCCTTAGCTTCTTCTAGTTGCCCAGCTTCCCTCACGAGTTCGTACAATGCCTCGATATAAACTGGAAGTCCCATCTTTCCACATTGTTTCTGTACCTCCTCATCAATGTCTTCGGAAAAAGCAATGTACCGCCGTGGCCCTAGTTCGGTATTTTTCTCTGGCAGTGCCTTAACAGAGGGTACTGGTGCTTCTTCAGCCTCAATTGGCCTCTGGCCCATCAGTGATGTGTCACGAGCAGGGACTGCTTTTTTCTGTTGACGCTTTTCTCGCTGCCTTTCTAACGCATCACTCATGCTAAATGGCCTCCAATTCGCTTCAATAGTGCTTCAAACGGGTAAGCTAAATCCTCCTCACCCAGCTCGTGTAGAGTTTTCCCTTCACTGATCGCTTTCTTGTATTTCTCAGATCTTCTTGATCCTTCACCCGCTCACCAAAGCGAGGTACTTGAAGGGTTGCTGACACCAGGCGCAATCAAGCACTTTTTGAAGCCTATAACGACGCAAATACGTTCGAGCAAAACTCAAATCATCACGTAAGGCCTAAAATTCACGAAGAAATATTGAGCCATAGAAGCCTTTCACTGCCGGGTGTCTAGCCATCGTTGCGCCTGGTGTCAGCACCCCTTCAGTTCCCCATACTTGTTACACTCGGAGCAATTGGTCAAAGATGAACCCTTATTTCGGCTATAGTCCATGCGAACTCGCTCCATTGCTACGGTTGCTGGCCTGCTTTCCGGAATTTGTGCAATTATGGGCTGCGCTCCAGCTATTCCTGTTCCCAGTGATCGCCTGAGTCCCCAAGCTGATCAGCTGCCGATTGCTGCGGTCAAACTCGTGCCGATCGTTACTGGTCTGGAACATCCTTGGGGTATGGCGTGGTTGCCGGATGATCAAATATTAATCACTGAGCGTCCGGGTCGGCTACGCCTCGTAAAAAATGGCAAACTCGCCCCCGAACCGATCAAAGGCGTGACAGCCGTTTCCACCATTACCGCGCAACAATTATTTGCGACTCAACAGGGTGGGCTGATGGATATTGCCATCCATCCCCGCTTTGCCGACAATCGCTGGGTCTATTTCACCTACTCCCACGGCACCCGCGACGCCAATCGGACCCGCGTCGCCCGCGCTCAGTTTGACGGTCAGCAGCTTGATGGCTGGCAAGTGATATTCGAGGTTGCCCAAACCAAGCGTGGTGGTCAACACTTTGGTTCGCGTCTGACTTGGCTGCCGGACGAGACCCTATTGATTTCTATTGGTGATGGTGGCAATCCGCCCGTCAAACTTGATGGTGATCTAATCCGTAAACAAGCCCAAAACCGCGCTAGCCACCTTGGTAAAGTCATTCGCATCAAAGATGATGGCACTATTCCAGCGGATAATCCCTATGTATCCACCGAGGGGGCCGCGCCTGCCGTCTGGAGTTATGGCCATCGCAATATTCAGGGGCTGACCTATGATCCAATGCGGAAAAGAGTTTGGGCGACCGAACATGGCTCACGCGGCGGCGATGAACTGAACTGGGTGCAATCCGGCAAAAACTATGGCTGGCCCGTTGTTTCATTCAGTCAGGAGTACACTAGTAATCGCGCCGTTGCCCCGGCAACCACTGGCCCTGAGATGGTAGATCCAAAGCGCGTATGGACCCCTTCCATTGCGCCCTCGGGGTTAGCCATTTATACGGGAGATCAGATTCCGCAGTGGCGCGGCAATTTGTTCGCTGGCGGACTTGTCTCCCGTAGCATTCGACGGCTCGAACTAGATGAATCAGGGAGCGTGACAGCGGAGTCCCAAATCACTATCGGCCAGCGGGTGCGTGATATCCGCCAGGGGCCAGATGGGTATCTATATGTGCTAACTGATGCTAACTCGGGTCAGCTTTTGCGCCTGGAAGTTGACCCAAACAACTAAATTGAGCCGTTTTATCCGACGCTCATAATATCGGTCGAGAGTTTAGTTATACTCAGTCCACGTAAGCTATTCTAGATCCGGTGCTCTGCCGGAATCTGTGCGATCGCATCCCGTTGTTTTTGATCTCGCTCAGCTCTGTGCTTGGCAGCGAGTCTAGCTTGAGCATTCTTGGCCCGCATCCGTTGGGCGTCGCTCTTGTAGGACTTCTGGATACCTTCGACATTGCGAGCGGCGGGAACGGCGTACTGTTCTTGTTCTTGCATGGATGTCTCAACTGCAGAAAATCATCAGGTATCAATCATTACAAATTATCGATGACAGAA is a window encoding:
- a CDS encoding IS1/IS1595 family N-terminal zinc-binding domain-containing protein, with product MSPLICPSCGSQKVVKNGRIHNGKQ
- a CDS encoding VOC family protein, with protein sequence MSLTDQIGTFCWWSLMTKDVEKANAFYQKLFDWKLSEIEIPGHDDSIIYTASKGGFANPVELEEEFPGPSHWIAYITVENVDEACQQAESLGGKVCVPAFDIPTIGRTAVLTDPAGTAFHVFTPATDEGNLNMIGNGPGEICWMELIVDDPDPLLPFYAELVGWKFTDPMPMNGGEYISFKASGEQVADEMIGGILKRPPNVPHMPPVWMSYFSVSSVDVWSEKVASLGGKTVMPKTEIPETGFFACMEDPTGAHFYLFEWFKTNE
- a CDS encoding HNH endonuclease — encoded protein: MPTERYRYPDNWEEIATSIKEEAGWVCENCGKVCRRTGESLQDYIKRSQYPAVEVLLHRQRYTLDGAHLDQNPDNSDRSNLRALCRVCHLNYDRKWIGMNMMRRLERAGQMRIPNCI
- a CDS encoding DUF2786 domain-containing protein codes for the protein MDIEERLRKLLTLSEQGAPGEAENAQRLLEKLLNKYDLALDQIEREASVDCTLTFRNRHERDLTIDVAWYVLKAGNHKYDKSKKNKYRFIGITPAQAVEMEFLYDHHRKELAKVLEAAATAYSVRNLPSPSFDGEKEQPVDELSDTEKIALEFYKAMPRSSPNRQLSEAGSAHAH
- a CDS encoding PQQ-dependent sugar dehydrogenase, with the translated sequence MRTRSIATVAGLLSGICAIMGCAPAIPVPSDRLSPQADQLPIAAVKLVPIVTGLEHPWGMAWLPDDQILITERPGRLRLVKNGKLAPEPIKGVTAVSTITAQQLFATQQGGLMDIAIHPRFADNRWVYFTYSHGTRDANRTRVARAQFDGQQLDGWQVIFEVAQTKRGGQHFGSRLTWLPDETLLISIGDGGNPPVKLDGDLIRKQAQNRASHLGKVIRIKDDGTIPADNPYVSTEGAAPAVWSYGHRNIQGLTYDPMRKRVWATEHGSRGGDELNWVQSGKNYGWPVVSFSQEYTSNRAVAPATTGPEMVDPKRVWTPSIAPSGLAIYTGDQIPQWRGNLFAGGLVSRSIRRLELDESGSVTAESQITIGQRVRDIRQGPDGYLYVLTDANSGQLLRLEVDPNN